From Chryseobacterium viscerum, one genomic window encodes:
- a CDS encoding HlyD family secretion protein, which translates to MKEDVLDNIELRSESVQDILTQPPHWMIRWGNTVIFIILLLILLMSYIIKYPEFVPAPIIVTSQNPPEKIEARTSSKIEKIFIKDHQEVKKNDVLMVMQSAANYKDILELKKLIDSITPGNLYNFPLAQASRFKLGELQGEYNSFAKAFQDEALFTRLQPYAPEDLAANQSISEYRIRIATLKQQKSLESIKYDLTKKNFNRSQELFNQGVISAMELENEKIKYLQAQQNLENLKISISQMDEGISNLNKTKSGTAINTEKDRITYSSQTLQLLEQLRKSLKQWELNYLVISSTDGVASFQQFFGENQFVKVGEPILSILPKNKEQLVGRMSVPTTNSGKIIPGEKVLIKLDNYRFQEYGIIEGKVQNISLIPDEKGNYYVDVILPKGLKTSYNKTLTFDKELRGSAEIVTQDLRLIERFFYQIRKLLGYQV; encoded by the coding sequence ATGAAAGAAGACGTTTTAGACAATATTGAACTTCGCTCAGAAAGCGTACAGGATATTCTTACCCAGCCTCCTCATTGGATGATACGCTGGGGAAATACCGTTATATTTATTATTCTCCTGTTGATTCTCTTAATGAGTTACATTATAAAATATCCGGAATTTGTACCGGCACCTATTATTGTAACTTCACAGAATCCTCCAGAGAAGATCGAAGCAAGGACAAGTTCCAAAATTGAAAAAATATTCATAAAAGACCATCAGGAAGTTAAAAAGAATGATGTTCTGATGGTAATGCAGTCTGCAGCCAATTATAAGGATATTTTAGAGCTTAAAAAGCTGATAGACTCCATTACTCCTGGTAATTTATATAACTTCCCTCTTGCCCAGGCTTCAAGGTTCAAATTGGGAGAATTACAGGGCGAATACAACAGTTTTGCAAAAGCATTTCAGGATGAAGCCCTTTTTACAAGATTACAACCTTATGCTCCGGAAGACCTGGCAGCCAATCAGAGTATTTCTGAATACCGCATAAGAATTGCTACCTTAAAACAACAGAAAAGCCTGGAATCAATAAAATATGATCTGACTAAGAAAAACTTCAACAGGTCTCAGGAACTTTTCAATCAAGGAGTTATTTCGGCTATGGAACTGGAAAATGAAAAGATCAAATATCTTCAGGCCCAGCAAAATCTTGAAAATCTTAAAATCTCCATATCACAAATGGATGAAGGCATCTCCAATCTTAATAAAACGAAAAGCGGAACTGCCATTAACACAGAAAAAGATAGAATTACATACTCTTCACAAACTTTACAGCTTCTTGAGCAATTGAGAAAATCATTAAAACAATGGGAACTGAATTATCTAGTTATATCATCTACAGATGGTGTTGCCAGTTTCCAGCAGTTTTTTGGTGAAAACCAGTTTGTAAAAGTTGGTGAACCTATCCTTTCTATTCTTCCTAAAAATAAAGAACAGCTGGTAGGCAGAATGTCTGTTCCTACCACCAACTCAGGAAAGATCATTCCGGGTGAAAAAGTACTGATTAAACTAGACAACTACCGATTCCAGGAATATGGTATCATTGAAGGAAAAGTACAGAATATATCTCTTATTCCTGATGAAAAAGGAAATTATTATGTAGATGTGATTTTACCAAAAGGATTAAAAACAAGCTACAACAAAACGCTTACATTTGATAAGGAACTTAGAGGCAGTGCAGAGATCGTAACACAAGATCTTAGATTGATTGAAAGATTCTTCTATCAAATCAGAAAGCTGCTCGGATATCAGGTCTGA
- a CDS encoding TlpA family protein disulfide reductase, translating into MKKIYTLSAVLSAFVLQAQFTVTIQTPADFKDQDAILYTLNGSKDIIVTKEQSKNNTWTFKYPSSYMGMMKVYFPGSNNTISFISENKNVNFKLDIQNNKVKDVTYLDEANNLMSKQQEGSQKKELILPALAQIKEYYKDNTDFGKALKIEIDRLSGASSSIDAAQHPFITYYNTNYSKFLSTSQDSAKKVDQEEIINFLDKSNDMLETSSLLKPVLVAFLNSGGNTNVVASVDKLLDRLKVETPRGQTVLSELIDIFDVYEMDEYKSKYLSLAKNLKCTINDRLASTLKSNANTEIGAAFPNYKFQSPVNTTAKSLYDVKADKKIVVFWSSTCSHCESELPKLLEKYNDLKSKNIQVVGLSLDVDKNSYTKKIAAFPWVNDSELRGWNSSYTDLYNIHATPTYFILDANNKIINKPDHVGDVLEYFKLK; encoded by the coding sequence CTCAATTTACTGTTACCATTCAGACTCCAGCAGACTTTAAAGATCAGGATGCTATTCTATATACATTAAACGGTTCGAAAGATATTATTGTTACTAAAGAACAAAGTAAGAATAATACATGGACTTTTAAATACCCAAGCAGCTATATGGGAATGATGAAAGTCTATTTCCCTGGCTCTAATAATACCATAAGCTTTATTTCTGAAAATAAAAATGTTAACTTTAAACTGGATATCCAGAATAATAAAGTTAAAGATGTTACCTATCTGGATGAAGCGAATAACCTGATGAGTAAGCAGCAGGAAGGTTCGCAAAAGAAAGAGCTTATTTTGCCGGCTTTGGCACAGATCAAAGAATATTATAAAGACAATACAGACTTTGGAAAAGCACTGAAAATAGAGATTGACAGACTTTCCGGTGCTTCCAGCTCTATTGATGCCGCTCAACATCCATTTATTACCTATTATAACACGAATTATAGTAAGTTTCTTTCTACCTCACAGGATTCAGCCAAAAAAGTAGATCAGGAGGAAATAATCAACTTTCTGGACAAGTCAAATGATATGCTTGAGACATCATCATTATTAAAACCAGTACTAGTGGCTTTTCTGAATTCCGGAGGAAATACTAATGTTGTAGCTTCTGTTGATAAACTGTTAGACCGGTTAAAAGTGGAAACTCCAAGAGGGCAGACTGTGTTATCAGAACTGATCGATATTTTTGATGTATATGAGATGGATGAGTACAAGAGCAAATATTTGTCACTTGCCAAGAATCTTAAGTGTACCATCAATGACAGACTTGCTTCTACATTGAAATCAAATGCCAATACTGAAATAGGGGCTGCTTTCCCTAATTATAAGTTCCAGTCACCTGTAAATACAACTGCGAAGTCATTATACGATGTAAAGGCTGATAAAAAGATTGTTGTATTTTGGTCATCCACATGCTCACACTGTGAAAGTGAACTTCCGAAACTTTTGGAAAAATATAATGATCTGAAATCAAAAAATATTCAGGTTGTAGGGCTGTCTTTAGATGTTGACAAAAATTCTTATACTAAAAAGATTGCTGCATTTCCATGGGTGAATGACTCAGAATTGAGAGGTTGGAACAGCAGTTATACAGATTTGTACAATATTCATGCAACTCCGACGTATTTTATTTTAGATGCTAACAATAAGATTATCAACAAACCAGATCATGTTGGAGATGTTTTAGAATATTTTAAGTTAAAATAA